The Candidatus Effluviviaceae Genus I sp. sequence CGCCGTCCCGCGGGCGGGAGGCGGCGGGCGAGAAGGAACGAGGGACACACCCACAAGAGGGAGGGAGCGATGGCGGCGAAGAAGCTCAACATCAGGCCCCTGAGCAACCGCGTGCTGGTCAAGAGGCTCGAGGAGGAGATGCAGAAGACGGCGGGCGGGATCATCGTGCCGGACACCGCGAAGGAGAAGCCCCAGCGCGGCAAGATCGTGGCCGTCGGCCCGGGCCGCCTCACCGACGAGGGCGAGCGCATCAAGGTCGAGGTGAAGGTCGGCGACGAGATCCTCTTCGGCAAGTGGTCCGGCAGCGAGATCACGATCGACGGCGACGAGTACCTCTTCATGAAGGACGACGACATTCTGGCGGTTCTCTAGACGCGGGCCCTGGACGAGGTGAGGGAGAGCAGCATGGCAAAGCAGGTCGAGTTCGATTCCGCAGCACGGGAGCACCTGAGGCGCGGCGTGGACAAGCTCGCCGACGCCGTCCGCGTCACGCTCGGCCCGAGGGGCCGGAACGTCGTGCTGGACAAGAAGTACGGCTCGCCGATCATCACGAACGACGGCGTCACGATCGCGAAGGAGATCGAGCTTGAGGACCCCTACGAGAACATGGGGGCCCAGATGCTCAAGGAAGTCGCCACGAAGACGGCGGACGTGGCCGGCGACGGGACGACGACGGCGATCGTGCTCGCGCAGTCCATGGTCGCGCAGGGACTCCGCAACGTGACCGCGGGCGCCAACCCGATGCGCCTCAAGCGGGGCATCGAGAAGGCCGTGGACGCGGCGATCGCCGAGCTCAAGAAGATGAGCCACCCGATCAAGGACCGCAAGGAAATCGCGCAGGTCGCGACGGTCTCCTCGAACAACGACTCGGAGATCGGAAGCCTCCTCGCGGACGCGATGGAGAAGGTGGGCCGGGACGGCGTCATCACGGTCGAGGAGGCGAAGAGCATCGAGACCTCGCTCGAGGTCGTCGAGGGCATGCAGTTCGACCGCGGGTACCTGTCGCCCTACTTCGTCACCGACGCCGAGCGCATGGAGGCCGTCGTGGAGGACGCGTACATCCTCATCCACGACAAGAAGATCTCCGCGATGAAGGACCTCGTGCCGGTGCTCGAGCGGATCGCCCAGACCGGCCGGCCGTTCCTTCTCGTGGCCGAGGACGTCGAGGGCGAGGCCCTGGCGACGCTCGTCGTGAACAAGCTCCGCGGCACCATCCAGTGCGTGGCCGTGAAGGCGCCCGGCTTCGGCGACCGCCGGAAGGCGATGCTCGAGGACGTCGCGGCGCTCACGGGCGGCACGGTCATCGCCGAGGAGAAGGGTCTCAAGCTCGAGAACACCACGCTCCAGGACCTCGGCCGCGCCAAGCGCATCGTGGTCGACAAGGAGAACACGACGATCATCGAGGGCGCGGGCAAGAAGGCCGACATCAAGGGCAGGATCGAGCAGATCCGCGCTGAGATCGAGCACTCCACCTCGGACTACGACAAGGAGAAGCTCCAGGAGCGTCTGGCGCGCCTGGCCGGCGGCGTGGCGGTCGTGCACGTCGGCGCGGCGACCGAGAGCGCCATGAAGGAGAAGAAGGCGCGCGTCGAGGACGCGCTGCATGCCACGCGGGCCGCGGTGGAGGAGGGGATCGTGGTGGGCGGCGGCGTGGCGTTGCTCCGCGCGGCGACCGCGGTGAAGGCCATCAAGGAGAAGGACGGCGACGCGCGCACCGGCATCGAGATCGTGGTGAAGGCGCTCGAGGCGCCGATCCGGCAGATCGCGGCGAACGCGGGCGCCGAGGGCTCGATCGTCGTCGAGCAGGTCCGTTCGAACCAGAGCGTGTCCTTCGGCTACAACGCCGACGTCCACCAGTACACCGACCTCATCAAGGCGGGGATCGTCGACCCGACCAAGGTCGTGCGGACGGCGCTCCAGAACGCCTCGAGCGTGGCGAGTCTCCTGCTCACCACCGAGGCCATCCTGACCGACAAGCCCGAGCCGAAGAAGAGGCCGCCGGCGATGCCGCCGGGCGGCGGCGAGGACATGTACTAGAGCGCGGCGGACGGGCGTGGGGCGGCGGCCCCGCGCTGTGTGCGGGCGATCGTGGGCGGCGGGCCGCTTCCTTCGGGGGGCGGCCCGCGCGCTTGAGAGGAAGCCACGGGGTGGGCGCGGCGCGACACCTCGGCGCTTGTTCCCTCGGCGAGGCTCGGCTAGCATCACCGCGTCGCTCGCGAGATCCTCACGCGAGGCTCACGCGCGCCGGGTCACGGCAGCACGTTCACCGTTCGGATCCCCGGGCCAGGAAGGAGGGAGTGATGAGGTGCAGGACCGTCGTCGGTCTGCTCGCCGCATGGCTGGTGGTCCTTCAGGCCGCGCCCGCGGTGGCGGGAGTGCAGGACCTTGAGGTCGGAGGACGGTTCATCCAGGACTGGACCGTCTGGGGCGAGGTGGACGAAGCGCTCGGCGTGTCCTCGGAGGACGCCACCGAGGTTCGCAGCGCGTACGTGTCCGCGAAGGGCAGACTCGGATCGCACCTCCGGTTCAAGGCCGACTACGACGTTGCGGGCGGAGAGGTCGGCGTCAAGGACGTCTATCTTGAGGCGTTCGGGGTCCCCGGTGTCGGGCACGTGCGCGTGGGGCACTGGGTCGTGCCCGCCGGCCTCGACAACATCGTCAGCACGAAGAACCTGTCGTTCCTCGAGAGTGGCTCGTGCATGGCCTTCGCGCCCGGCAGGAACACGGGCCTCATGGTGTGGAACTCGTTCGCCGACGGCCGCGTCACGGCCGAGCTCGGCGCGTTCCGTGACGTCAACGACGTCGCCGAGGCCGAGGGGTCGGGCGAGGGTGGGAGCGTCGCGGGTCGCCTCACGGGGCTTCTGGTCAACCAGGACGGAGGCAGGAGGCTCGTGCATCTCGCGGTCTCCGGGATCGTGTGGGACCCGAAGGGCGACGCCGTCAGGTTCCGTGCGCGTCCCGAGTTGCACCAGGCGGACTACTTCGTGGACACCGGCTCGATGGACGCGGAGTCGGCTCGAATGGTCGGCCTCGAGATCGGCGGGGTCGTCGGCCCGGCGCACTTCCAGGGCGAGCACCTCATGGCGAACGTGAAGGCCCGCGAAGGGGACGGCACAGCGACCGGGCGCGCGGCGCTTCAGGACGACGCGGGCTTCTCGGGCTACTCTGTGCAGGCCGGGTACTTCCTGACCGGCGAGTCGCGCGGCTACAAGGGGACGTCGTTCGACAGGACGAAGGTGACGCGGGAACTTCTCGACGGCGGGGGATGGGGCGCGTGGGAGGTACTGGCGCGGTACTCGCGCCTCGACCTCAACGGCGAAAACGCGGGCGTGGCCGGCGGCAGAATGGACAACATCACCTTCGGCCTGAGCTGGTACCTCTCGTCCTACGCCAAGGTCATGGCCAACTACGTCATGGCCACCGTGACCGACCAGGACGGCGAGGAGGTGGGGAAGGCGACGGCGCTCGCGACGCGGATGCAGTTCGACTTCTAGCACCGCGCCGACACCTCGCGGAGGACGTCATCTACATGGTCGAGGGCGGGATCGTAAGACACCGAAGCGGCGAGTAGCTCCCGCTCTCGCCGCCCCGGCCTGGCGAAGGTCCTTCGTGGACCTACCTGAAGATCGACTTGATCACTCCCCAGGTTCCGGACTGCACCGGCGTGTTCCCGCAGTCGCAGGACGGGAAGACCCCGGTGATCTCGCCCCGCGCCTCGTGGGGCCCCGCGATGATCGCGATGCCATCCGGGCGCGACACGTAATCGCCGGGCCTCGCCTTGGAGATGAACCGGAACGCGGCACGGCCCGAGGCGTGCAGCTGGGAGCTCGTGTCGATGTAGTTGAACGCCACGACAGAGCACGCGTCCGCGAGGCGCTGGGAGTCTCCCTGGAAGAAGTGGCCCGAGTAGTAGTAGCGCGTCGTGACGCCGCCGGTCCCCGTCCCCGTGCCGCTCGTGAAGGGGAAGGCGAAGTACGACGGCTCACCGATGCAGGGGCACGAACAGAGGCCCGTGAAGAGCACCACGTGCTCGATGTGCTCGGGCTCCCACCCCGTGGTGTCCCATCCGAGGTCGATCGTGTACTCCCACCTGTCCCGGTACTCCGGGTCGTCCGGCACGACAGCCGAGCACGTGCCCCAGACCCTGACGGGGTCGGCGGCCGCCGGCGCCGCGCACAGCGAGACGCACGCCGCGGTCAGCGCCAGAACGAGCCCCACACTCGATCGCATGTGACTTACCTCCGGTCCTCCGTGGCAACGGCATACACCTACAGAGGCAGCATAGCATATTCTGTGCCGTGTGTCAATGAACGGCCGCACACAGGCGCCTGTCTGGCGGGGCTGCCGACAGAATGGGGCGGACAGCCCGCTTCGGGGGTCCGCCCAAGCATGGTAGAGTGGACAGCATGGGTGGCAGCTCGAACCGTACAGCGTCCACGGCGTTGGCAGCACGGCCACCGGCCGTCGCTCTCGCCGCGGCCCTGGTGGTCCTCGCCTGGGTCGTGGTCTCTTGCGCGGCCCCCATCCACACCACCTACCTCTGGCACATGCACCAGCCCATCTACTGGCCCGACCTCTCAGCGTGGGAGGGAAACGCCTACGAGAAGGCCTACGAGACCATCGTGCTCGGGCACTCGGAGAGCGACGAGACGGAGATCTTCTCCAAGGCCGATCGCGTGGGCGACTACCAGTGGTACCCGCGCGACGCCCTGCACTCGATCCTCGACATCCCGGACGCCGGCGCGCAGGTGAGCTTCGCCGGGAGCCTCATCGAGAACATCACGAGCCTCGCGGCCAACGGGTGGATGGGCGGGCTCTACGCGCCGAACTGGTACGCGAAGTACCGCGAGGCGCGCGGCTGGACGACCTCGGGCGGTCGCACGCGCTGCGACATCGTCCTCGTCGGGCATCACCACGCCATCAACCCGCTCATGGACGAGAACGCCTTCCGCAAGGAGATCCAGGTCCAGAAGGCGGTGCACCCGCAGGCGTGGGGCGACTCGAACTTCTCGCTCGGGTTCTTCCCGGCCGAGATGTGCTTCTCCGAGCGGCTCATCCCGGTCCTCGCGGAGGAGGGCATCGAGTGGTCCATCGTGCCCGACATCCACATCGCGAGGGCCTGCGCGAACTACCCCTACAACGCGAACCAGGACAACTGCGACCCTCCGAACCGTGCGGACCAGATCAACCCGGCGCAGCCATACTACTACGGCATCTACATCTCCCGCGGCGTCACCGTGAAGGTGCCGCCGCCGTACGGGTTCCGCCCTCACTACGCGCGCTACGTGGACCCCTCGACGGGGGAGGAGTCGCGCATCGTCGTCGTCCCGGCGGCGAACGCGCTCTCGTGGAACGAGGGGTACGGCATGTACGGCACTGGCGAGATCGACGCCATGGCGTCGTACAACGACCCCGCGCGCCCCATGCTCGTCCTCTTCGCCCACGACGGCGACAACGCCTGGTCGGGGGGGTACTCGTACTGGTACGAGAACGTCTCGTCGTTCTCGCATGCCGCCGTGGCACAGGGCTACGAGCCGACCACCGTGGCGCAGTACCTTGCCGACCATCCCGTCGAGTGGTCCGACGTCGTTCACGTCGAGGACGGCGGCTGGGTGAACGCCGACGGCGACTTCGGGAGCCCGCAGTTCATCAACTGGAACTGGCCGCTCCACGACGCGAGCGGGGCGTTCGACATCCCGAACGGGTGGGCGCTCGACGAGCGGAACTGGGCCGTTCTCACGGCCGCGCAGAACCGGGTCGAGACGGCCGAGGCCATCGCCGGCAGCGCGGCCCCGGCGAAGATCCAGAGGCCGTCGCTCGGCGCGTCGAACGCCGAGAAGGCCTGGCACTTCCTGCTCGCCGGCTACGAGAGCGGGTACATGTACTACGGCTCCGCGCTCGACTTCGAGATCAAGCCGACGCTTGCGTGCAACAACGCCGTCTCGTACGCCGACCCGGTGATCGCCGGAGGGACCGACACGGTGGCCCCGACGATCTGGGTCCCGCAGCGGCTGCCGTGGAACCCGGGTGGATACGGCGGCGGGTCGCTGTGGGGCTATCCGGGCGGGAGCGGCGCCCTCATGACGCAGGACTTCCACGTCTGGACCTTCGTGTACGACGTCTCCGGCGTGGCATCGGCGGTCCTCACGTACCGGCTCGACGACGACGGCGTGAACCCGATGTCCACCGACGTGAACGAGACCTACGCCGGTGGGCCGGGCGTCGGGCCGTGGCAGTCGGTTGCGATGGTCCGGAGGAGCTTCCCCGCCGGCAACGTCTGGGGCGACCCGGGCGTCAGCTTTACCGTGATGCCCCAGTACATCGCCGACCAGTACACGGCGCACATGACAGGCTTTGCGGACGTGCTCATTGACTACTACGTCGAGGCGACGGACTCGCTCGGCCACGTGAAGCGCTCGCCGATCCAGCACGTGTGGGTCGGAAGCGGCGGGGGCGGCTCGGACCCGTGCGTGTGGTGGGAGCCGACGGCGCCTGAGGCCGGAGGGACGCTCACCGTCTTCTACGACCTCGGCTGCCGCGGCGTGCTGCCGTCCGGGACGAACCCGACGCGCATCCACATCGGGCACAGCGGGTGGCAGGGGATCGTCTCGCCCGACCCGGCGATGACCTGGGATGCGGGCGCGGACGCGTGGAGGTACTCGTACACCGTCCCGGCGAACGCGACGTCGGTGGACTTCGTCTTCACCGACGGCGCGGGCCGCTGGGACAACAACGGCGGCGCCGACTGGCACGTGACCGTGAGCGGGGCGACGGGGCCCGGGTTCGTGATGGACGGGCAGCTCGACGCGGGCGCCGAACTCGCGGCGAGCGGGCCGAACCTGTCGCTCTACGTCGGCTTCGACGGCGCCTGGCTCTACGTCGCGACCCAGGGCGTCGCGGCGACGACGGGCCTCGACCACTTCGTGCTCGTGGACCTCGATCCGTCCGGCTCGCGGGCGGCCCCGTGGGCGAAGGCGGGCACCGTGGCGGGCTGGGACCACTTCCTCGGCAACGAGGACAACAACAACTGGTGCGGCTGGTTCAACGCGTCGGAGGCCGTGTTCAACTCGCCCTCAGCCGTCAAGGCGAGCGGAGCGTACCTCGAGGGCACGCTCGACCTCGCGGCGCTCTTCGGCGCGCTTCCGGACTCGGTGCTCGTCGCGGCGGCGGCCTACGCCTCGCCGGACGGCGGCGCGCTCGCGACGCAGGCGCCTGCGGGCGACGGCAACGGCCACGTCGAGCGGCAGGAGTACTTCGTATGGCGGCGGGTTGGCACCGGCGTAGCCGATGGCGCGCCGGAGGGGCCCCCGCGCCCGGCCGCGCCCGCGCTGCGTCAGAGCCGGCCGAACCCGACGAGGGGCACAGCCGTCGTCGGGTTCTTCCTGCCCGCACAGGCGGAGGTCGCGCTCTCCGTGTACGACGTGCGCGGGCGGCTGGTGCGCGAGCTGGCGCGCGGCCCGTTCGGGCCGGGGGAGCACGAGGTCGTCTGGGACGGCAGGGACGCGCGGGGCAGGCCCGCCGCGGCCGGGGTCTATCTCTGCAGGGCCACGGGGCCGGAGTGGAAGGCAGAGGGGAAGATCGTGCTGCTTCGCTGACGCAGCGCGAGGACATCCGGAGGAGAGACACGATGAGGCATCACATCTGCGTTACGGCGCTCGTCCTTGTGATGTGTGCGTCGGCCGCCCACGGATTCGGGTTCATGGGCGGGCCGGGGCCGGGCATCGGCCTCGGGTTCACGCCGGTCGTCGGCGCTTGGGCCGAGTACAAGACGACCTCGGCCGGCGAGGAGTCCGCGACCATCCGCTTCGCCATCGTGGGGCAGGAGGGCGACGCCTTCTGGTACGAGATGGCCACCGCGATGGGCGACGAGGGCGAGGTCATCACGAA is a genomic window containing:
- the groES gene encoding co-chaperone GroES; protein product: MAAKKLNIRPLSNRVLVKRLEEEMQKTAGGIIVPDTAKEKPQRGKIVAVGPGRLTDEGERIKVEVKVGDEILFGKWSGSEITIDGDEYLFMKDDDILAVL
- the groL gene encoding chaperonin GroEL (60 kDa chaperone family; promotes refolding of misfolded polypeptides especially under stressful conditions; forms two stacked rings of heptamers to form a barrel-shaped 14mer; ends can be capped by GroES; misfolded proteins enter the barrel where they are refolded when GroES binds); translation: MAKQVEFDSAAREHLRRGVDKLADAVRVTLGPRGRNVVLDKKYGSPIITNDGVTIAKEIELEDPYENMGAQMLKEVATKTADVAGDGTTTAIVLAQSMVAQGLRNVTAGANPMRLKRGIEKAVDAAIAELKKMSHPIKDRKEIAQVATVSSNNDSEIGSLLADAMEKVGRDGVITVEEAKSIETSLEVVEGMQFDRGYLSPYFVTDAERMEAVVEDAYILIHDKKISAMKDLVPVLERIAQTGRPFLLVAEDVEGEALATLVVNKLRGTIQCVAVKAPGFGDRRKAMLEDVAALTGGTVIAEEKGLKLENTTLQDLGRAKRIVVDKENTTIIEGAGKKADIKGRIEQIRAEIEHSTSDYDKEKLQERLARLAGGVAVVHVGAATESAMKEKKARVEDALHATRAAVEEGIVVGGGVALLRAATAVKAIKEKDGDARTGIEIVVKALEAPIRQIAANAGAEGSIVVEQVRSNQSVSFGYNADVHQYTDLIKAGIVDPTKVVRTALQNASSVASLLLTTEAILTDKPEPKKRPPAMPPGGGEDMY